A single genomic interval of Hyalangium gracile harbors:
- a CDS encoding glutamine--tRNA ligase/YqeY domain fusion protein → MAKPSAHLIPKPEARRVAPNFITEIIDADLQAGRHSHVVTRFPPEPNGYAHLGHSFASYLDFMTALDYGGVCHLRMDDTNPEGETQEYADSIIRDMQWVGWDTSRLFYASDYYEQLYGYAEQLIRKGLAYVESVSAEEMARLRGTKLQPGTPSPYRNRGVEENLDMFRRMRAGEFKNGEHALRAKIDLGHPNFKLRDPVLYRILHASHYRTGNKWCIYPMYDFAHPISDAIEGITHSMCSLEFIDNRAIYDWLMDNLFSEQETGKTPPRQYEFGRRSMEYTVVSKRKLRLLVSEGIVRGWDDPRMPTLSAMRRRGITPESVRAFASKISVSRTNRTVDLAIFENAVREDLSVRAPRVMAVTQPLKVVVQNLGEERVLSLPYWPQDAIGESTDGKVPLPSGERVPVEKAVRDVPLTRELVIEREDFSANPPKGFKRLTPGGTVRLRGAGIIRCDEVVAGPDGEPAELRVTLLGEDAKASGVIHWVSATRGVKAEFRLFDRLFSVPHPDKKAQQFDPEEPGHEDETQPLDTDFLDFVNPQSMVVTQGLVEPSLTRDPASARYQFERVGYFWRDPVDSRDDALVLNRTMTLKDTWTRKAEAPESKPETQAPPRPKAEKKPEAAAPVRPALDAAQEATSERLRKQGVTENDAHLLAREPQLAAYLEGVQGKQLADLVPWVVNDLSAAIREGTNRVGVKELAALVALIAEGGISARIAKDVLAEAQASGEAPATIVERKGLRVVSDEGQLRAAIQTVLDANPGKVAEYRGGKKGLTGFFTGQVMRATNGQADAKAVARLLNEMLG, encoded by the coding sequence ATGGCCAAGCCGTCTGCCCACCTGATTCCGAAGCCCGAGGCCCGTCGGGTCGCTCCGAACTTCATCACGGAGATCATCGACGCGGACCTGCAAGCCGGGCGTCACTCCCACGTCGTCACCCGCTTTCCTCCAGAGCCGAACGGATATGCCCACCTGGGGCACTCGTTCGCCAGCTACCTGGATTTCATGACCGCGCTGGACTACGGCGGCGTCTGCCACCTGCGCATGGACGACACCAACCCGGAAGGGGAGACGCAGGAGTACGCGGACAGCATCATTCGCGACATGCAGTGGGTGGGGTGGGACACCTCGCGCCTGTTCTACGCCTCGGACTACTACGAGCAGCTGTACGGGTACGCCGAGCAGCTCATCCGCAAGGGCCTGGCGTACGTGGAGAGCGTCAGCGCCGAGGAGATGGCGCGCCTGCGCGGCACCAAGCTTCAGCCGGGCACCCCCAGCCCGTACCGCAACCGCGGCGTCGAGGAGAACCTCGACATGTTCCGCCGCATGCGCGCCGGGGAGTTCAAGAACGGCGAGCACGCGCTGCGCGCGAAGATCGACCTGGGCCACCCGAACTTCAAGCTGCGCGACCCGGTGCTCTACCGCATCCTCCACGCGTCGCACTACCGGACCGGGAACAAGTGGTGCATCTACCCGATGTACGACTTCGCCCATCCGATCAGCGACGCCATCGAGGGCATCACGCACAGCATGTGCAGCCTGGAGTTCATCGACAACCGGGCCATCTATGACTGGCTGATGGACAACCTCTTCTCGGAGCAGGAGACGGGCAAGACGCCGCCGCGCCAGTACGAGTTCGGCCGGCGCAGCATGGAGTACACGGTCGTCAGCAAGCGCAAGCTGCGGCTGCTGGTGAGCGAGGGCATCGTCCGGGGCTGGGATGATCCGCGCATGCCCACCCTCAGCGCGATGCGCCGGCGTGGCATCACTCCCGAGTCGGTGCGTGCGTTCGCGTCGAAGATCAGCGTGAGCCGCACCAACCGCACCGTGGACCTGGCCATCTTCGAGAACGCCGTCCGTGAGGACCTGAGCGTCCGGGCGCCCCGCGTGATGGCCGTGACGCAGCCTCTGAAGGTCGTCGTCCAGAACCTGGGCGAGGAGCGGGTGCTGAGCCTGCCGTACTGGCCGCAGGACGCGATCGGCGAGAGCACGGACGGGAAGGTGCCGCTCCCCAGCGGCGAGCGCGTGCCGGTCGAGAAGGCCGTGCGCGATGTCCCGCTCACGCGCGAGCTCGTCATCGAGCGCGAGGACTTCAGCGCGAACCCGCCCAAGGGCTTCAAGCGGCTCACGCCTGGCGGGACGGTGCGCCTGCGCGGCGCGGGCATCATCCGCTGCGATGAAGTCGTCGCGGGGCCCGACGGCGAGCCGGCCGAGCTGCGCGTCACGTTGCTGGGCGAGGACGCGAAGGCCAGCGGCGTCATCCACTGGGTGAGCGCCACGCGGGGCGTGAAGGCCGAGTTCCGGCTGTTCGACCGGCTGTTCTCGGTGCCGCATCCCGACAAGAAGGCGCAGCAGTTCGACCCGGAGGAGCCCGGCCACGAGGACGAGACGCAGCCGCTCGACACGGACTTCCTGGACTTCGTGAACCCCCAGAGCATGGTGGTGACGCAAGGGCTGGTGGAGCCGAGCCTCACGCGCGATCCGGCCAGCGCCCGCTACCAGTTCGAGCGCGTCGGGTACTTCTGGCGCGACCCCGTGGACAGCCGCGACGACGCGCTGGTGCTCAACCGCACCATGACGCTCAAGGACACCTGGACCCGGAAGGCGGAGGCCCCCGAGTCCAAGCCGGAGACCCAGGCGCCGCCCAGGCCCAAGGCCGAGAAGAAGCCGGAGGCCGCGGCGCCCGTCCGCCCGGCGCTCGATGCCGCGCAGGAGGCCACGTCCGAGCGCCTGCGCAAGCAGGGCGTCACCGAGAACGATGCGCACCTGCTGGCCCGTGAGCCGCAGCTCGCCGCTTACCTCGAGGGTGTGCAGGGCAAGCAGCTCGCGGACCTCGTGCCGTGGGTCGTGAACGATCTGTCCGCGGCCATCCGCGAGGGCACCAACCGCGTGGGCGTGAAGGAGCTCGCGGCGCTCGTGGCGCTGATCGCGGAGGGCGGCATCAGCGCCCGCATCGCCAAGGACGTGCTCGCGGAGGCGCAGGCGTCCGGCGAGGCGCCCGCGACCATCGTGGAGCGCAAGGGGCTGCGCGTCGTCAGCGACGAGGGCCAGCTGCGCGCCGCCATCCAGACCGTGCTGGATGCCAACCCAGGGAAGGTCGCGGAGTACCGGGGCGGAAAGAAGGGCCTGACCGGCTTCTTCACCGGTCAGGTCATGCGCGCCACGAACGGCCAGGCGGACGCGAAGGCCGTCGCGCGGCTCCTGAACGAGATGCTGGGTTAG
- a CDS encoding helix-turn-helix transcriptional regulator has protein sequence MQRTERLFALAEYLRGRRTGVTAEVLAERFGVTVRTIYRDLDALRAAALPVGAERGPGGGYALDRSYSLPPVNFTAREAALLVALGRFAIQMRLLPFTDTLESALDKVRAALSTSAQRELLSRLKELTFLGVPSLPSKKEVREALERAWFEQQPLRITYVDGNFLETTRDVRIESVVMDRHETRLDAVDLARGERRHFRLDRIAKAEVLRPPEP, from the coding sequence ATGCAACGGACCGAGCGCCTCTTTGCCCTCGCGGAGTACCTGCGAGGTCGCCGCACCGGTGTCACTGCGGAGGTGCTCGCCGAGCGCTTCGGGGTGACCGTCCGGACCATCTACCGCGACCTGGATGCCCTGCGGGCCGCGGCCCTGCCGGTGGGCGCCGAGCGAGGGCCCGGTGGCGGCTATGCCCTGGACCGCAGCTACAGCCTGCCCCCGGTGAACTTCACCGCGCGTGAGGCGGCGCTCCTGGTCGCGCTTGGGCGCTTCGCGATCCAGATGAGGCTGTTGCCGTTCACCGACACCCTGGAGTCGGCGCTCGACAAGGTGCGGGCCGCGCTCTCCACGTCCGCCCAGCGCGAGCTGCTCTCTCGCCTGAAGGAGCTGACGTTCCTCGGCGTGCCGTCGCTGCCGAGCAAGAAGGAGGTCCGCGAGGCCCTCGAGCGAGCGTGGTTCGAGCAGCAGCCGCTGCGCATCACCTACGTGGACGGGAATTTCCTCGAGACCACTCGCGATGTCCGCATCGAGTCGGTGGTCATGGACCGGCATGAGACCCGGCTCGACGCCGTCGACCTGGCCAGGGGCGAGCGCCGCCACTTCCGGTTGGACCGCATCGCGAAGGCCGAGGTGCTACGCCCCCCGGAGCCTTGA